The Oryzias latipes chromosome 8, ASM223467v1 genomic interval AGAGGAGCCGTGTCTGTTCTTTTTGAAGGGAACTTGCTTAATGCCGTACGTCCTGCTGTCTGGGAATAAATTACCGGGAAGAGCAGATGATGGCTTTCGGATGTACGGATGTCGCAGACTTGGAGATGAAAGAATTGCAGTATAtatgtatgtttgtgtttttgcagaggTGTTGAGTTTCTAAAGACAGTATTTTTTGTTACATGTCTACATGTCGCATGCTCCGTTTCTGTCGCTTGTTCTAGTCTAGACCCGCTTGTTGACATTACTGCGGCTGACATTGACACTGCAATAACAGGTCCTGAAAACAGGCTTACAAGTTATGACCAGCCGATGTCCTTCTAGAgccagatttccttttttttttttgtgtgactttaGGGAGCTCCAAAAGATATCTAGAAAACTCTAAAGCCCCAACCATTTTCCTGTATGCCACACGTTTCCGCTAAAGGAATCTAAACCTAAAATTACTTACACTGAATAAGGAAGTAGCATGTGCATATAGCCTAATGTGGTCATTTGTTAGTTGAATGTAaaagcgaatttctaatgagctccagctgctctgcagaaaatctgtcctaaaaacaaaacaggcttttggattttggctgcacaatcatctttaaaagagcactggaaaACAGTTTgaccaaagaagaaaaatacagtTGGGAGTGATTGGGACTGTCTAGAATAATTCCATCCAAATACCAGACCTTTATCTaacttaaaagcaaaaagaaagcaGACGAAGAGAAATAATTGTGGCACGACACCGATATGTAAAGAACTAAACACGGAGCGTACCTGGAAGGCTTGTTTCAATGCAGACATGCGATCCCCCATAGCTCCGGTGGTTGGTTTGCTGTAACCGTCAAAGCTACTGGCTGAAGGCAAACTGCTGCTGATGCTACGATCCTGCAATGTGACAACATCTCACATTTCTTTCTATCTGATTTTAGAAATATAGATGAAATTATGCAGTTTTCCAAAACAGTGTTTGGTAACTCACAGAGCTCTCAGCTCCCAGTCCTGGTCTCTCTTTGTAGCCGAGGCCACCCCCGCCGATGTTCAGCCTCTTCCCTTTACCCCCCTTAAAGCGGGACTTCCTGAACCAGGGATTCTGGACAAAATCCCAAAAAAGGCTGTGTTAAGAACCAGACCTCCAGCATACAGAACCCTCAGTCCTCGGCTTTGATCATCTCACCTGCATGGCTAAATCCATCAGTTCTTTAGATACCGCTTGGTTTGCTCCTTCCAAATTCCGCACAAGATCTCCAGCAAATGATGTGTCTTTGTTGGTTAGCAGGGTATAGGCCACGCCTTTCTCTCCAGCGCGCCCAGTTCGACCTatcctgtgtgtgtgagtgtcgATGTCCCGCGCCACGTCATAGTTCACCACCGTGCGAATGGAGGGAATGTCCAGACCGCGAGCTGGGCACACAAAATGAAGGAATGTAACCACAAAACAATTTCaagcccccctccccttttttaaGATCCCCTTCTTAAATGTAGTACAGatttaaaagcaataaaacggACACAAAGAAATCACAAAAGTCACTCTCCAAACATACCAGCAACATCAGTGGCCACCAGGATGGGCAAGTTCTTCTTTTTGAAGTCGCTGATGACTTTGTTCCTCTCGCTCTGGTCCATGTCTCCATGCAGGAGGCCAAGGCTGTAACCCTCCTGCGTCAGGTTCGCAGCTAGCTCGTCGCTGTTCGCCTTCTTGGTGACAAAAATGAGGACCGAGCCGGCTGAAGTGAACTCGACCAACCGCCGAGTCAGCCAAGCCCATTTGTCTGACCCACTGAGGAGTATTTCCACAACCTGAGTCACGTCTTCGTTGGCCTTGTTGGGGGAGGAGAGGGAAgtacaaaaaaagctttttttgtgtttatttcagacAATCTGCATTTGctccaaaatatatttttacttttttttttttatttaagtcatCAACTTAACATGAACACTTTTAGACAAGCAGCAAATTGTCTGTGTGTCTAAACATAAAATATGGTTAAACGTAAAATATTTGTGGAAAAACGTGGCTACCTCTCCGATGTCTCCCTGTACCACACGAATAGGATCCACTAAAATGTCCCTCGCCAATCTCTCAATCTTCTTTCGAAATGTAGCGCTGAACAGAAGGGCTGCGAGGGAAGTTCGGTCTATTAAATAATGCAATTTAtatcaaaaatgtataaaaaaaagggaaatcacATACTCTGCCTGTCGGGACGAACGTGACTTGCAATGGATCTGACCTGATATTCTAAAAGGCAAATCCAAAATTTATGTTactcatttaaatgaaaacactcAAATTGTAAACAGAATTTTcgttaaaacattgaaaatgtcaGCCCACCAAAGCCCATATCAAACATCCGGTCAGCTTCATCAAACACCAGGTATGTCACTCTCTGAAGGGACGTTGCTTTCTTTTTCACATGGTCGATCAGACGTCCCTGTAGAAATGCACATGAGAGAAAACCCGTCGTTTCCGCAAGAACTGAGAGGTTTTTACACAAATCCGGAACAAGTTACTTACTGGAGTGCACACGACAATCTCTGCTCCCTCCTGAAGGGCCTTAGCCTGCTCCCACATGCTGCCTCCTCCATAAACAGCCACGGAACGCAACGAGTAAGCTTTTCCAAAACGCTTACATTCGGCATGGATCTAGGAAACGCAGTTGGATAATCAATGAGTCCGCCACCTTCAGAGGAAATCTTTTAAAATCGTCTGATCTGATCGCTTACCTGCTGACAAAGCTCTCTCGTGGGGCAAACAATGACTGCGATGGGTCCCTCTCCAGGTTCCAGTTCCTTCTGATCCATGATGTGGACCAGCATGGGCCAGATAAACGCTGCCGTTTTACCGCTGCCGGTTTTGGCAATCCCAATCATGTCCCGTCCGGACAGAGCAATCGGCACACCCTGGAACCAGATCAGAGCCAGGAGTCCGCATGCAGCTATTCTAGAAGACATTTTCAGCTGCACGTCTTTTGTAAAGTTGCACAGTACCTGACACTGAATCGGTGTGGGTTGAGTGTACTCAGACTTTCGAATTTGGTGCATCAACTGCTCATCAAAACCAAAGTGGGCAAAGCTGGTACATAACTTTGGTGGAGCAGCGCCAGATACCTTATTTAGAAAAGGAAAGAGCAAACAtggagaaaagacaaaaacccaCCATGTTGGCGCAAACATATAAGGATCATCATTTAAGATTTTACAAACAAGAGGTTTATTTCAGGTTTTAAAGTGACTGATGTACTTACTCGCAGGTTAAGTTTCTGCCTTAATTCAACCACTTGACTTCCAGTGAGGCTACTGAGCTCCTCGTGCTCATTGTAAAAGTTTTTCTCAAATGGAGGGTAATCTatctgcaaagaaagaaaaagcagcaaaatcagaaaacaaaaatccggTAGACAACGCACAtggacaacatgaagctgtacCTCTGAGTGGTCGATAGGAGGAAGCGGCAGGATGATTTTTTTAGTAGTGGAGGGAATTGGGTTTCCATCACTGTCATAGTCGatattttcctcttcttcttcttgggtTAGCCCTGCTGTGGGATTCTCTGCCATGTAGCGGAAGTAGGCTTCCTGCAGAGAGTTCACACAGCCATGTGAAAAGGTGAGTTTGCAGCGACATTCTAAAGGCTCCCCAAATTCTTTTATTAGTATATAAAAACATCACTGTTTAACTGGTAAATATTCAAGTCGGAAGCAGTCATTTAGCTTACAAACAGTCTACATtttagtggggaaaaaaacattgaaaaatgactttaaaacagTCGTTCTTATTGCATTCTTCAAGGCTAAAGTGGGGAGAGCGGGGCAGTTGATAAGATCAGCCAGCGTAGATGGACAACCAACGTGAGCGGCAGTGTGATGGATTAAAAAACGTTGATGGCATCACTCACTTGCTCATCTTCTTCCTCAATGTCATCACGTATACCCCTGCAATGAAAAgcggagaaaaaaaacttccctGCGGCTTGTTCATACACCAAAGGAAGCCCACACCCCACCACAGCTAAAACGAGTCAGCTTACCTGAGTTGAGCCACATGTCAAAAAGCATAGATTTTTCACAGTAGTGGCTGTGAAACCTTAGTAACTGACATTTTAAAGTGTGGGCAGGAggtgggttaaaaaaatatgttttacgtATTTGTATTAACGCTCTCAATTTTATTACGTTTTTATGGCgtaaaatcaaatatttggaACGTCAACTTTTTTGATTGGATTGCATCTTAATCACAAgctaaaaacaataattttagaagtcatttttacaaaagaaaacataaccACAAACGTCTTTAACTTACATTTAGATTGATGTTTAATAGGATCATAAGcaccttttaaaaataaacactttctgcagtaaacaagtaaacaagaatctGCGTGCTTGTCTCTCTGATCAAACAAATTAAAGACACAGAGGAAAGggtataaaaaagattttttcagagtgaattgaattgaatttgaatTGGTCACTAGATATTTTCTCCAAAATCAGATCTTGTCTCTTTCCGGTGTGCTCACCTGCAGCTTTACTAATCTTTAGCAACTGTCCAGAGACAGAGCAGTGTCAACCTTGGTTGCATTTCTTTCCACGACAGTCCTATGAAAGGGCTTAAAACTGAGTATTGTAGTAACTACACTTTTCCAAATATCTGTTTATTTGAGTTTAGagatcacatttttttgtagCTATAAACTAAATTGActaacattttatttccttcCTTTTAGTGATGAAATTGACTTTTAAACGCAGGAAATACTGGTGTGTTGTTTTGAACTATTTTATCTTTCAGATTTCTAGTGTtacaaaactaaatgttttgtttaaggCATCaagttttcaaactttttaacttggactgcaaataaaaaaaacataaaaaataggattttacAGTTATATTAATAAACAGCTAGAAATATACAATTAATTTTGCGTTAGCTACAGAGGTTATGCGATTAGTCACGATTAAAAATGTGCATCAATTGACAGCACGTGTGTTTTTGTATGTATGAATGCTCATGCAGAACGTGCACGTGTTTACATATGTCTGTATGCTTAAATAAATAGCTGAGTCTTACTTGTTTGCCTTCTTctctttctccttctcctccagtTTCTGCATGTCTTGAGCTGCTTGGCtctgtgaccaaaaaaacaacaacaaattttACTTTCACATgataatacaattaaaaacacgTTCTTGGACCCCCAAGACACAGTTATTTGTAGGTTGTTGGGaaaaatagcttaaaaatagctttaaaaaaaactgttttatggtCAAACTCG includes:
- the ddx42 gene encoding ATP-dependent RNA helicase DDX42, with amino-acid sequence MNWNKGGSGVKRGFGFGGFSLAGKKEESSLPHKSHTTFGGAGSTGGYGKGQQLPSFYKIGTKRANFDEENAYFEDDEEESSSNVDLPYIPAENSPTRQQMKAGGGSDSEDDPLDAFMAEVESQAAQDMQKLEEKEKEKKANKGIRDDIEEEDEQEAYFRYMAENPTAGLTQEEEEENIDYDSDGNPIPSTTKKIILPLPPIDHSEIDYPPFEKNFYNEHEELSSLTGSQVVELRQKLNLRVSGAAPPKLCTSFAHFGFDEQLMHQIRKSEYTQPTPIQCQGVPIALSGRDMIGIAKTGSGKTAAFIWPMLVHIMDQKELEPGEGPIAVIVCPTRELCQQIHAECKRFGKAYSLRSVAVYGGGSMWEQAKALQEGAEIVVCTPGRLIDHVKKKATSLQRVTYLVFDEADRMFDMGFEYQVRSIASHVRPDRQTLLFSATFRKKIERLARDILVDPIRVVQGDIGEANEDVTQVVEILLSGSDKWAWLTRRLVEFTSAGSVLIFVTKKANSDELAANLTQEGYSLGLLHGDMDQSERNKVISDFKKKNLPILVATDVAARGLDIPSIRTVVNYDVARDIDTHTHRIGRTGRAGEKGVAYTLLTNKDTSFAGDLVRNLEGANQAVSKELMDLAMQNPWFRKSRFKGGKGKRLNIGGGGLGYKERPGLGAESSDRSISSSLPSASSFDGYSKPTTGAMGDRMSALKQAFQAQYKSHFVAACSGPPKLSAKSSSTSGWTSAGSLSSVPTEAANGSERSQMANFAMAGFTSAGSLSSVPPIPSSPQHSNATPAPPSPKESSRDRHGEERGRYEDSHRHSDRSDRHSGDDRYGDRDRRGDRDRDRHGDRDRHGGGSRHSDSRNGDGSKRDREDGRSDRDGGNRRSGEGRDRDDSFAVPDPPKRRKSRWDS